The proteins below are encoded in one region of Hordeum vulgare subsp. vulgare chromosome 3H, MorexV3_pseudomolecules_assembly, whole genome shotgun sequence:
- the LOC123441027 gene encoding glucan endo-1,3-beta-glucosidase 8-like, protein MAGCAAVVAVVLAAAVAGARAEGLVGVNWGTMATRRLPPKVMARLLKDNGFNKVKIFDADETTMMGLAGTGIETMIAVPNDMLAAVAADYRRAKDWVKMNVTKYDFHGGVNIKYVRGSRLLLTWSISSVFFLQLICVCDPSIRFVAIGNEPFLTAYNGTYDNVTVPALKNIQRALDEAGHGSAIKATVPVNADVYDSPASNPVPSAGKFRDDVAATITDMVGFLNHSGAPFSVNIYPFLSLYGNDDFPIDYAFFDGAPPKPVIDKGINYTNVFDANFDTLVSALDKIGFGTLPVIIGEVGWPTDGDKHATVPYAERFYAGLLKRLAARQGTPLRPHTHIEVYLFGLMDEDAKSVAPGNFERHWGIFTFDGRPKFPLDLRGNGRPVMPAGARGVQYLPRQWCVLNPNATNTTKIADNVAYACSRADCTPLGYACSCGALDAAKNASYAFNAYYQAQGQVPAACDFQGLAFITHKDVSQPPCNFSVQITETHATAVTTNTTAAADSSAPDATTTRVTVAMMMALLFVLVLT, encoded by the coding sequence ATGGCGGGCTGCGCtgcggtggtggcggtggtgctggCGGCCGCGGTGGCGGGGGCGCGGGCGGAGGGGCTCGTCGGGGTGAACTGGGGCACCATGGCCACGCGCCGGCTGCCGCCCAAGGTGATGGCCCGGCTGCTCAAGGACAACGGGTTCAACAAGGTGAAGATCTTCGACGCCGACGAGACTACCATGATGGGGCTCGCCGGGACCGGCATCGAGACCATGATTGCCGTGCCCAATGACatgctcgccgccgtcgccgccgactACCGCCGCGCCAAGGATTGGGTCAAGATGAACGTCACCAAGTACGACTTCCACGGCGGAGTCAACATCAAGTACGTACGAGGCTCGCGGTTACTTCTTACTTGGTCGATTTCATCCGTCTTTTTCTTGCAACTGATCTGTGTCTGTGATCCATCCATCAGATTCGTGGCGATTGGGAACGAGCCGTTCCTGACGGCGTACAACGGCACGTACGACAACGTGACCGTGCCGGCGCTCAAGAACATCCAGCGCGCGCTCGACGAGGCCGGCCACGGCTCGGCCATCAAGGCCACGGTCCCGGTGAACGCCGACGTCTACGACTCTCCGGCCAGCAACCCGGTCCCGTCGGCGGGGAAGTTCCGCGACGACGTCGCCGCCACCATCACCGACATGGTCGGCTTCCTCAACCACAGCGGGGCGCCCTTCAGCGTCAACATCTACCCCTTCCTCAGCCTCTACGGCAACGACGACTTCCCCATCGACTACGCCTTCTTCGACGGTGCTCCTCCCAAGCCCGTCATCGACAAGGGCATCAACTACACCAACGTGTTCGACGCCAACTTCGACACGCTCGTCTCGGCGCTCGACAAGATCGGGTTCGGGACCCTGCCGGTCATCATCGGCGAGGTCGGCTGGCCCACGGACGGCGACAAGCACGCCACAGTGCCCTACGCCGAGAGGTTCTACGCCGGGCTGCTCAAGCGGCTGGCCGCGCGGCAGGGCACGCCCCTACGCCCGCACACCCACATCGAGGTCTACCTCTTCGGGCTCATGGACGAGGACGCCAAGAGCGTGGCGCCGGGAAACTTCGAGCGGCACTGGGGCATCTTCACGTTCGACGGCCGGCCAAAGTTCCCGCTCGACCTGCGCGGCAACGGGCGACCGGTCATGCCGGCGGGGGCGAGGGGCGTGCAGTACCTGCCGCGGCAATGGTGTGTGTTGAACCCCAATGCCACCAACACGACGAAGATCGCCGACAACGTCGCCTACGCGTGCTCGCGCGCCGACTGCACGCCCCTCGGCTACGCCTGCAGCTGCGGCGCACTGGACGCTGCCAAGAACGCCTCTTATGCGTTCAACGCCTACTACCAGGCGCAGGGGCAGGTGCCGGCGGCGTGCGACTTCCAGGGACTCGCCTTCATCACCCACAAGGATGTGTCACAGCCCCCCTGCAATTTTAGTGTACAGATCACAGAGACGCACGCCACGGcggtcaccaccaacaccaccgccgccgccgactcaTCGGCCCCCGACGCAACGACGACGCGAGTGACCGTCGCCATGATGATGGCTTTGTTGTTTGTGCTGGTCTTGACATGA
- the LOC123441028 gene encoding EP1-like glycoprotein 1, translated as MMHRATATIIALVCCLLAGGGARAQPFDYPAARLATTWANTDAALPHHVVYTDGSVARAALLRLNPAGLGPSYAFGFFCTASQPRGDGPAAPCTEFLLGVAVVYCNSGAGMTFVTAGVPQVVWSANRGSPVRHGAAAELTVDGDLVLRSSNGAVVWSAGAKGRSVAGARIGIDGNLVLFDGRNDTVWQSFDHPTNTLLVGQSLKHGTRLTANASTADWRDGRLFLAVDDDGLSAYVNATPPQRYYHLGLREAAPGAYVTYTDGSLTVSARPGAPPLAAIQLPTVGAGTVQYMRLEHDGHLRIYEWRSGWAPVYDVLRLFPDGGCAFPTACGAYGVCTDDTQCSCPDAANFRAVDFRRPNRGCVPTTPPPTSCRSSPGRPRAQHRLVSLASTAYFNDHTTSMRAMERVSEEACKRACLDDCACAAAQFYYGRDAGDGSCYLQSEVFSMQTVRPEVVHYNSTMHIKVQAKPTRN; from the coding sequence ATGATGCACCGTGCTACTGCTACGATCATCGCGCTGGTCTGCTGCCTCCtggccggcggcggggcgcgCGCGCAGCCGTTCGACTACCCGGCGGCGAGGCTCGCCACGACCTGGGCCAACACGGACGCCGCCCTGCCGCACCACGTCGTCTACACCGACGGCTCCGTGGCGCGCGCCGCCCTGCTGCGGCTCAACCCGGCGGGCCTCGGCCCCTCCTACGCCTTCGGCTTCTTCTGCACCGCCAGTCAACCACGCGGCGACGGCCCCGCGGCACCGTGCACCGAGTTCCTCCTCGGCGTCGCCGTCGTCTACTGCAACAGCGGCGCCGGCATGACGTTCGTCACGGCCGGCGTCCCGCAGGTCGTCTGGTCCGCCAACCGCGGCAGCCCCGTCCGGCACGGCGCCGCGGCAGAGCTCACGGTGGATGGCGACCTCGTGCTCAGGTCCAGTAACGGCGCGGTCGTGTGGTCTGCTGGCGCCAAGGGCCGGTCCGTCGCCGGGGCGCGCATCGGCATTGACGGCAACCTGGTGCTCTTCGACGGGCGCAACGACACGGTCTGGCAGTCGTTCGATCACCCCACGAACACGCTCCTCGTCGGACAGTCGCTGAAGCACGGCACGCGGCTCACCGCCAACGCGTCGACCGCGGACTGGCGCGACGGCAGGCTCTTCCTCGCCGTCGACGACGATGGCCTGAGCGCCTACGTCAACGCCACGCCGCCGCAGCGCTACTACCACCTCGGCCTCAGAGAGGCCGCACCCGGCGCCTACGTGACGTACACCGACGGCAGCCTCACGGTGTCCGCCCGTCCCGGTGCGCCGCCTCTCGCCGCCATCCAGCTGCCCACCGTCGGCGCCGGCACGGTGCAGTACATGCGGCTGGAGCACGACGGCCACCTCCGGATCTACGAGTGGCGGTCGGGCTGGGCGCCGGTGTACGACGTGCTGCGCCTCTTCCCGGACGGCGGGTGCGCATTTCCGACAGCGTGCGGCGCGTACGGCGTGTGCACGGACGACACGCAGTGCAGCTGCCCCGACGCGGCCAACTTCCGGGCGGTGGACTTCCGGAGGCCCAACCGCGGCTGCGTCCCGACCACTCCGCCTCCAACGtcatgccgctcgtcgccggggcGGCCGCGCGCGCAGCACCGGCTGGTGTCGCTGGCGAGCACGGCGTACTTCAACGACCACACAACGAGCATGCGGGCGATGGAGCGGGTGAGCGAGGAGGCGTGCAAGAGGGCGTGCCTGGACGACTGCGCGTGCGCGGCGGCGCAGTTCTACTACGGCCGCGACGCCGGCGACGGGTCCTGCTACCTGCAGTCGGAGGTGTTCTCGATGCAGACGGTGCGGCCCGAGGTGGTGCACTACAACTCCACCATGCACATCAAGGTGCAGGCCAAGCCTACCAGGAACTGA